From Apium graveolens cultivar Ventura chromosome 9, ASM990537v1, whole genome shotgun sequence, the proteins below share one genomic window:
- the LOC141685200 gene encoding uncharacterized protein LOC141685200, with amino-acid sequence MEDNVLSEIQGKQATTYFHHFRFVIFFQVVDRISQEIENRFSESSTELLLCVACLDPRNLRISFANFDLAKIVRLVELYPQKFSPSDLMEFKEELKMWLSEMKMNAAFLKLQNIGDLAKKMVDVGFDKSFPLLYLLLELILVLQVATTSVERTFSAMKIIKTNLRNKMGDEFLSECLVCYIEKELFISIENEVIIPHFQNMKSRKTDLPLLCKD; translated from the coding sequence ATGGAAGATAATGTTCTTAGTGAGATTCAAGGTAAACAAGCTACCACTTATTTTCATCATTTTCGGTTTGTCATATTTTTTCAAGTTGTTGATCGTATTAGTCAAGAAATAGAGAATCGTTTCTCGGAGTCAAGTACAGAATTGTTGTTGTGTGTTGCTTGCCTTGACCCAAGAAATTTAAGAATTTCTTTCGCAAACTTTGATCTTGCAAAAATAGTTCGACTTGTAGAGTTATACCCACAAAAATTCTCACCATCTGATCTCATGGAGTTTAAAGAAGAACTGAAAATGTGGTTATCTGAAATGAAGATGAATGCAGCATTTCTGAAATTGCAAAATATAGGGGATCTTGCTAAAAAGATGGTTGATGTAGGTTTTGACAAGAGCTTTCCATTATTATATCTTCTGCTGGAGCTTATTCTTGTTTTACAAGTTGCTACAACAAGTGTGGAACGTACATTTTCAGCTATGAAAATTATCAAGACTAATTTGCGTAATAAAATGGGGGATGAATTTCTTAGTGAATGCTTGGTGTGTTATATCGAGAAAGAACTTTTCATAAGTATTGAAAATGAGGTAATCATTCCGCATTTTCAGAATATGAAGTCACGAAAGACAGATTTACCGCTTTTATGCAAAGATTGA